The Streptococcus pantholopis genome has a segment encoding these proteins:
- a CDS encoding MurR/RpiR family transcriptional regulator has product MTRHHLTDTETYIWNYINNHFDYVTHLTISELSEILSVSNASVTRTLKKKGYAGFSAFKHEIQSKSRDSLHIIDNQHMTADTKQSIIKNYQEVIRTLNMIDADVLEQAIAAIKKAQRIMIFARGFSEMTGSEMLIKFQLSQKYCELHTDPNIIRPVSKRLKPEDLVVFISLNGETAALVDAAKNCRQNQIKSILISANPSGSLAKFTDYQLFGFKSELSYFPDFEVHSRLPLAILSRIVLDAYAASLKNNRQENGFLY; this is encoded by the coding sequence ATGACCCGGCACCATTTAACAGATACAGAAACATATATTTGGAACTATATAAATAATCATTTCGATTATGTTACCCACCTGACTATCTCTGAGTTAAGCGAGATTCTGAGTGTCTCCAATGCTTCTGTCACCAGGACATTGAAGAAAAAAGGTTATGCTGGCTTTTCGGCTTTCAAACACGAAATCCAGAGTAAAAGCAGGGACAGCCTGCATATCATAGATAATCAGCATATGACAGCTGATACTAAACAGTCCATTATCAAAAATTACCAAGAAGTCATTCGCACCTTAAATATGATTGATGCTGATGTTCTGGAACAAGCAATTGCTGCTATCAAAAAAGCTCAACGCATCATGATTTTTGCCCGTGGCTTTTCAGAAATGACCGGATCAGAAATGCTGATTAAATTTCAATTAAGTCAGAAATACTGTGAACTGCACACAGACCCAAATATTATCCGGCCAGTCAGTAAACGGCTAAAGCCAGAAGATTTAGTTGTTTTTATTTCTCTCAATGGTGAAACAGCGGCACTGGTTGATGCTGCTAAAAACTGCCGGCAGAACCAAATTAAATCTATTTTAATCAGCGCCAATCCATCGGGTTCCTTAGCTAAATTTACAGACTATCAGCTCTTTGGTTTTAAATCCGAACTCTCGTATTTCCCTGATTTTGAAGTTCACTCGCGTCTGCCCTTGGCTATCCTTTCTCGGATTGTTTTAGATGCTTATGCCGCCAGCCTAAAAAACAACAGACAGGAAAACGGCTTTCTGTACTAA
- the lacD gene encoding tagatose-bisphosphate aldolase, which translates to MSAKDEKKRRLNQLSNESGLITALAFDQRGALKKMIARHQIQPVALEQMTNLKTLVAEELTGDVSAILLDPEYGLPAAKARSAASGLLLAYEKTGYDNIRERLPVCLSDWSVRRLKEAGASAVKFLLYYDVDGNNQINQQKQAYIERIGAECSAEELPFFLEILSYDEKFSDKTSPQFAKLKPHKVNKAIAVFSDQRFNVDVLKVEVPVNMDFVEGFASEEIVYSRKEAAQAFQNQELAASVPYIYLSAGVAVGRFQETLFFAYESGAKFSGVLCGRASWGEVVPIYVKEGQESARRWLQEQGRQNISSLNAVLQQTAVPWSDKYR; encoded by the coding sequence ATGTCTGCTAAAGATGAAAAAAAGCGCCGTTTGAATCAGCTCAGTAATGAAAGCGGTTTGATTACAGCTTTGGCCTTTGATCAGCGCGGAGCCTTAAAGAAAATGATTGCCCGTCATCAAATTCAGCCGGTCGCCTTAGAACAAATGACAAATCTAAAGACCTTGGTAGCTGAAGAATTAACAGGAGATGTATCGGCCATTTTATTGGATCCTGAGTACGGTCTGCCGGCAGCAAAAGCGAGGTCTGCTGCGTCTGGACTGCTTTTAGCCTATGAAAAAACAGGCTATGACAATATTAGAGAACGTCTGCCGGTTTGCCTTTCTGACTGGTCAGTCCGGCGTCTTAAGGAAGCCGGAGCCAGTGCAGTCAAATTCTTGCTTTATTATGACGTAGACGGCAATAATCAGATTAATCAGCAAAAACAAGCGTATATTGAGCGTATTGGTGCGGAATGCAGTGCTGAAGAGCTGCCGTTTTTCTTAGAAATCCTGAGTTATGATGAAAAGTTTTCTGATAAAACAAGTCCCCAGTTTGCCAAGCTTAAGCCGCATAAAGTAAATAAGGCGATTGCTGTTTTTTCTGATCAGCGCTTCAATGTTGATGTCCTGAAGGTAGAGGTGCCGGTAAATATGGATTTTGTTGAAGGGTTTGCATCCGAAGAAATAGTTTATAGCCGCAAGGAAGCTGCTCAAGCCTTTCAAAATCAAGAATTAGCAGCGTCAGTTCCCTATATTTATTTAAGTGCCGGTGTAGCTGTTGGTCGGTTTCAAGAAACATTGTTTTTTGCCTATGAATCCGGTGCGAAATTTAGCGGTGTTCTATGCGGGCGTGCCAGTTGGGGAGAGGTGGTGCCGATCTATGTCAAAGAGGGACAAGAGTCAGCCCGCAGATGGCTGCAGGAACAGGGGCGCCAAAATATCAGCAGCTTGAATGCCGTTTTGCAGCAAACAGCAGTCCCTTGGAGTGATAAATACCGATAG
- a CDS encoding PTS fructose transporter subunit IIC has protein sequence MSTYQLVAATGCPTGIAHTFMAQEALEKAAKKRGISIKVETHGQVGVENALTSAEIASADAVIIAADKDVQAERFAGKRVISVPVADGIRKADQLIADALSGKGSIQGGSAVKTEAVQQTAGRGQESVGHQIYKHLMNGVSRMLPFVVAGGVLVAVSFLFGIYSSDPQNSQYNWFAALLNTDIGAVAMGMMTPVLAAFIAESIAKRSGFAAGMVGGLMAVNGGSGFLGGIIAGFTAGYIVLALEKILVFLPKSLDGLKAIFLYPVFGVLFTGLIMSLINAPMAWVNESLMAWLAAFENANPLILGVIIGCMSAFDMGGPVNKAAYVTGTALLAQGNTTFMAGVSAACIAPPLTTFVATTVFRKYYSEEDRNAGMANLILGSTHITEGAIPFAAKDPLRILPTLMLGSSIAAVLTYMWDVQVPAPHGGFLVLPVVTHAFLWVLAIAIGSITAGLIMGLIEKNKAGKASSA, from the coding sequence ATGTCAACATATCAACTTGTTGCCGCGACCGGCTGTCCGACCGGCATTGCACATACGTTTATGGCTCAGGAAGCTCTGGAAAAAGCGGCCAAAAAGCGAGGGATAAGTATAAAAGTCGAAACACATGGGCAGGTTGGTGTTGAAAATGCACTGACATCGGCAGAAATTGCTAGCGCTGATGCTGTTATTATTGCAGCAGATAAGGATGTTCAGGCTGAACGTTTTGCTGGTAAACGTGTGATTTCTGTGCCTGTAGCTGATGGTATCAGAAAGGCAGATCAATTGATAGCTGATGCCTTGTCAGGCAAAGGCAGTATCCAGGGCGGAAGCGCTGTAAAAACAGAAGCAGTTCAGCAAACTGCCGGCAGAGGGCAAGAGAGCGTTGGTCATCAGATATATAAGCATTTAATGAACGGAGTTTCTCGCATGCTGCCTTTCGTCGTTGCAGGAGGAGTATTAGTTGCTGTTTCTTTTCTATTTGGTATTTATTCCTCTGATCCTCAAAACAGCCAGTATAATTGGTTCGCTGCCTTGCTGAATACGGACATAGGTGCTGTAGCTATGGGAATGATGACTCCTGTTCTGGCTGCTTTTATTGCTGAATCTATTGCTAAACGCTCGGGCTTTGCTGCTGGTATGGTTGGCGGTTTGATGGCTGTTAACGGTGGTTCAGGTTTTTTAGGCGGTATTATAGCAGGTTTTACAGCGGGTTATATAGTATTAGCCTTAGAAAAAATATTGGTTTTTCTGCCCAAGTCCTTGGACGGTTTAAAGGCTATCTTTCTTTATCCGGTATTTGGAGTTCTTTTTACAGGCTTGATAATGTCGCTGATCAATGCACCGATGGCTTGGGTAAATGAAAGCTTAATGGCCTGGCTGGCAGCATTTGAGAATGCCAATCCGCTGATTTTAGGGGTTATTATCGGCTGTATGTCAGCCTTTGATATGGGCGGTCCGGTTAATAAGGCAGCATACGTCACTGGGACAGCCTTACTGGCTCAGGGCAATACAACGTTTATGGCTGGTGTTTCTGCAGCCTGCATTGCTCCGCCGCTGACTACTTTTGTAGCAACAACCGTATTTAGAAAATATTATAGTGAAGAAGATCGGAATGCCGGTATGGCTAATCTGATTTTAGGCTCAACCCACATTACAGAAGGGGCTATTCCTTTTGCTGCTAAAGATCCCCTGCGTATTTTGCCGACCCTTATGCTGGGTTCGTCGATTGCTGCTGTACTCACTTATATGTGGGATGTTCAAGTTCCGGCTCCTCACGGCGGTTTCTTGGTTCTTCCTGTAGTGACTCATGCTTTCCTTTGGGTTCTTGCCATTGCAATAGGCTCAATTACAGCAGGCCTTATCATGGGACTGATTGAAAAAAATAAGGCAGGAAAAGCGTCATCTGCTTGA
- the pfkB gene encoding 1-phosphofructokinase — MVIYTCTMNPAIDLFIETERMEAGKVNRTLANEIQANGKGVNVSLVMKKLGLSSTALGFTGGFTGRYIRDYLTEQGVANNFVEVAGLTRINVFTKVNTSNQEFKLVNQGPTVSREAQDELLRQIWEMAENDYIVVSGSLPKGVDPGILTELAKISKERGIKAVFDVSHPAVLDTLSYQPYLLKPNDEELAEWFGLTGLTREHSLLYGRRLIHLGAKNVLLSLGSKGAVYIAENLSAWFCSAPKGRVVNTAGAGDTLLGSFLTGLVNGQNIKDNLARSVAAGSSTAFKSGLTDFSDVEELKKHIQVQKMEV; from the coding sequence ATGGTAATTTATACTTGTACGATGAATCCGGCGATAGATTTATTTATAGAAACAGAGAGAATGGAAGCAGGCAAGGTCAACCGTACGCTAGCTAATGAAATTCAGGCTAATGGAAAAGGAGTCAATGTTTCACTGGTGATGAAAAAGCTGGGGTTAAGCAGCACTGCGCTAGGCTTTACAGGTGGTTTTACAGGCCGCTATATCAGAGATTATCTGACTGAACAGGGAGTGGCCAACAACTTTGTGGAAGTAGCTGGTCTCACTCGAATTAACGTGTTTACAAAAGTCAATACTAGTAATCAGGAATTTAAATTGGTTAATCAAGGACCAACAGTCAGCCGAGAAGCTCAGGATGAGCTGCTTAGGCAGATTTGGGAGATGGCCGAAAATGATTATATAGTTGTCTCAGGAAGTCTGCCAAAAGGAGTAGATCCGGGGATATTGACTGAACTGGCGAAAATCAGCAAGGAAAGGGGGATAAAAGCTGTCTTTGATGTCAGCCACCCCGCAGTTCTAGACACACTTTCTTATCAACCCTATCTCTTAAAACCTAACGATGAAGAACTTGCTGAATGGTTTGGTTTAACAGGCTTGACACGAGAACACAGCTTACTGTACGGCAGACGTTTGATTCATCTGGGAGCAAAAAATGTTTTGCTGTCTCTGGGATCTAAAGGTGCTGTATATATTGCGGAAAACTTATCTGCCTGGTTCTGCAGTGCTCCTAAAGGTAGGGTAGTCAATACAGCCGGCGCTGGGGATACTTTGCTGGGAAGTTTTTTAACAGGATTGGTTAACGGGCAGAATATAAAAGATAATTTAGCAAGGAGCGTTGCCGCTGGTTCGTCAACCGCTTTTAAAAGCGGACTCACAGATTTTAGTGATGTCGAAGAACTAAAAAAACATATTCAGGTTCAAAAAATGGAGGTATAA